The proteins below are encoded in one region of Xenopus laevis strain J_2021 chromosome 8L, Xenopus_laevis_v10.1, whole genome shotgun sequence:
- the oip5.L gene encoding protein Mis18-beta, translating into MAGSAWLMRQVVRMQETSGESTVNLQLTNPAVSRGKLNGSSGGPEVVFLCKNCCTVLGDSLSVCGDEKSLGAIACLRVPEDLNVGESVRFVVDGNLKGCAYYPLICRSCGTNIGFNLYSAPRAYAYLRGLFCLLKEHILCYKLKSSSLVPGNEMHFELTSLDEDIAQLKTQLVQLHLKMEQISQQLLQQEKNTAACS; encoded by the exons ATGGCGGGGAGCGCTTGGTTAATGCGCCAAGTTGTGAGAATGCAGGAGACCAGTGGCGAAAGTACGGTGAATTTGCAACTGACCAACCCTGCGGTATCGCGTGGAAAGTTGAATGGTAGTTCGGGCGGACCTGAGGTGGTTTTCCTATGTAAGAACTGCTGCACGGTGCTGGGGGACTCGCTCAGTGTGTGTGGGGACGAGAAGAGCTTGGGTGCCATCGCCTGCCTGC gagTCCCTGAAGATTTAAACGTTGGAGAGTCGGTACGTTTTGTGGTGGATGGTAACCTAAAAGGCTG TGCCTATTACCCTTTAATCTGTCGTTCCTGTGGGACCAATATTGGCTTCAACCTTTACTCTGCTCCTCGGGCTTATGCCTACCTGAGAGGTTTGTTCTGTCTCCTCAAAGAACATATTCTCTG CTACAAACTAAAGTCCAGCTCTCTGGTCCCAGGAAATGAAATGCATTTTGAATTGACAAGCCTCGATGAGGACATAGCACAA CTGAAGACACAACTGGTGCAGCTGCACCTCAAAATGGAACAAATATCTCAACAGCTTCTACAGCAAGAGAAAAATACTGCCGCCTGTTCATGA